The stretch of DNA CAGCGCCGGGTCGGTCCAGGTGGGGGCATGCACGCCGTTGGTGATCGAGTCGATCGGGATCTCGGATTCGTCGAATCCGGGCCAGAGAGCTGCGAACAGGCGTCGGCTCACTTCGCCGTGCAGCTTCGACACCCCATTGGCGTGTTGGCCGAGACGCAGGCCCATCACCGCCATGTTGAACACGTCAGCCGCCCCGTCGGCCTCGGCGCCGAGCGCCAGCACGTCATCGACGTTCACGGCCGGCAGAAGATCGGAGCTGAAGTAGCGCCGAACCAGATCGAGTTCAAATCTGTCGATGCCCGCCGCCACCGGCGTGTGTGTGGTGAAAACGGTACCGGCCCGGGCCACCTGCAGAGCCTCGCCAAAGTCAAGGCCCTCACCCATCAGGCTCGAGATGCGTTCGAGGCCGAGAAAGCCGGCATGGCCCTCGTTGGTGTGAAAGACATCCGGCTCGGGATGCCCGGTGAGCGCGGTCCATCGCTTGACCGCGCGGGCTCCCCCGATGCCCAGCAGCAGCTCCTGCAGCAGCCGATGCTCACCGCCGCCACCATAGAGACGGTCGGTGACCTGACGCAGGTCATCGTCGTTTTCCGGGATGTCGGTGTCGAGAAGCAGCAGGGTGATGCGGCCGACGGCGGCCTTCCAGATGCGTGCGTGCAAAGTACGGCCGTCGGGAAGGGCCAGCGCGACGGGCATCGCCGAGCCGTCGGGGCGCCTGACCACCGACAAGGGCAGCCCGTCGGGATCCAGCAGCGGGTAGCTTTCGAGTTGCCAGCCGTCGGCCGCGATCGCCTGACTGAAGTAGCCGGCGCGGTAGAACAATCCGACACCGATCAGCGGAACTCCGAGGTCGGAGGCGCTCTTCAGATGGTCCCCGGCCAGAATTCCGAGGCCGCCGGAGTACTGCGGCAGCGCTGCGGCGATACCGAATTCGGGTGAGAAGTAGGCGATAGCCGCCGGTTTGTCGCCGTCCAGCCCCTGATACCACCGCGGCTTCTCGAGATACTCGCGCAGGTCGTCGCGCATCGCATTGACGCCCGCGACGTAGTCGACGTCGGACGCCAGCTCGATGAGTCGCGCCGGAGCGACGGCTCCGAGCAGCGCAGTCGGGTCGTGACCCACCTCGCGCCACAGCTCGGGCTCAATGTGATCGAAGAGCACGCGGGTGGGCTCATGCCAGGACCAGCGCAGGTTGCCGGCCAACTCGTCGAGTGCGGCCAGCGCAGGGGGAAGAACAGCACGGACGGTAAATTTGCGGATCGCCTTCACGGCTCAACCCTAGGGGCGCACTGTGACGAATGGATACAGCGCAGAGCCTGATTTGAGTGTATTTCACGCTACGGTCAAGGTGTGACCCCGAGAGCAGAGAAGCAGTCAGCAGGCCCCGGCATCGGACGCATTCCGATCCTCGATTTGTCCCCGCAGCTGAACGACAATCGCTGGCCGGCGAAGGCGTTTGTCGGCGAGGTGGTGCCGTTTCGAGCCACGGCGTTTCGCGAAGGGCACGATCTGATCGGCGTCACCCTGCTGCTCATCTCCCCCAACGAAACCGAGACCTCCCATCCGATGCGGCTCGTCGCACCGGGCACCGACCGCTACGAGGCACTCGTTCAGGTCACCGCGCAGGGCTGCTGGCGGTATCGGGTACGCGCCTATTCCGACGATTTCGCGACCTGGGTCCACACGGCGCGAATCAAGATTCCGGCCGACCTCGACGTCGAGCTGACGTTCGCACTCGGGGCCGAGCTGGCCCGGCGCGCGGCCGCCGAGCCGGCCCGTTCAGCCGCCGACAAGCGCCGATTCACCGCGGCCGCCCGCACCTTCCTCGACACCGCCGTTCCGGCCGCCGAGCGCCTGGCTCTGGTCGACGACCCAGCGCTGCAGGCGGCACTCGCCGTGCATCCCCTTACCTCACTCGCGAGCGAATCCGAATCCCGCCGGGTCGTTGTGGAGCGCACCCGGGCCGGGGTCGGCTCCTGGTACGAGTTCTTCCCCCGCTCGGAGGGTGCGCGCAAGGCTCCCGACGGATCCTGGACCAGTGGTACGTTCCGCACCGCCGCGCCGCGCTTGGCCGACGTGGCGGCAATGGGCTTCGACGTGGTCTATCTGCCGCCCATCCATCCGATCGGCCATGCCTTCCGGAAAGGACCCAACAACACGTTGACGGCCGGCCCGTTCGATCCAGGTTCGCCCTGGGCCATCGGCTCGTCTGCGGGCGGGCACGATGCGGTACACCCCGATCTGGGCACCCTCGACGACTTCAGATTCTTCGTCGCCCAGGCCGCGGCATCCGGAATCGACATTGCCCTCGACTTCGCGCTGCAAGCCTCACCGGATCACCCGTGGGTGTACGAGCACCCCGAGTGGTTCACGACGCTGCCCGACGGCAGCATCGCATACGCCGAGAATCCGCCCAAGAAGTACCAAGACATCTATCCGATCAATTTCGACAACGATCCCGTCGGCATCCGTGCCGAAGCGCTGCGTGTGCTGCGGCACTGGATTGGCACGGGGGTGAGCATCTTCCGGGTCGACAACCCGCACACGAAGCCCCTCGACTTCTGGGAATGGCTCATTGCGACGGTGAATGCCGAGTTCCCAGATGTCGTCTTCCTCGCCGAGGCCTTCACCCGTCCGGCCCTGTTGCAGGCCCTCGCCCAGGTGGGCTTCCAGCAGTCGTACACCTATTTCACCTGGCGCAACACAAAGGCGGAGCTCGAGGAGTTCTTCGACTCTCTCGCCCACGAGACGGCCGACTACCTGCGCCCCAACCTGTTTGTGAACACGCCGGACATTCTCACGGAGTACCTGCAGTTCGGCGGTCCCGCTGCGTTCAAAATCCGCGCGGCACTCGCCGCGACGGCGGCCCCCAGCTGGGGCGTCTACGCCGGCTTTGAGCTGTTCGAGAGCGTTGCCCGGGCGGGGGCCGAAGAGAACATCGATAGCGAAAAGTACGAGTATCGACCACGCAGTTTCGCGCGGGCCGAGGCGGCAGGCACTTCCCTGGCCCCGTTCCTCACCCTGCTGAACCGTATCCGTGCCGAGCATCCGGCACTGCGACAACTCCGCAATCTGCACATTCACGACAGCGACGACAGTGGCATCCTCGTCTACAGCAAGTTCCTGGATGCCCGGTTCACGGGCACCGGGCAGCACGACGCCGTCATCGTTGTGGCGAACGTCGACCCTCATTCGGTGCGACAGAGCGTGGTGCACCTCGACGTGAGCCGATTCGGCATCGCGCCGGGTGAGGCGTACGACGTGCACGACCTCATCACCGGGTCGATCTGGACCTGGTCGGGCGACAATTATGTGCGCCTCGATGCCTTCACCGAACCCGTGCACATCCTGCACGTTCTCCCCTCACGACACGGAGTGCGCCCATGACACCCGCCCGGCACGCCGAAGGCGTCCCCGTTCCTGAGATCCCCGCTGAGGTTCTCGCCCGCATCGCCGACGGCGCCTCGGCCGACCCCCACGCCGTGCTCGGTGCCCACCCGTTCGGCGCGACGGAGGTTACCGACCCGCTCACCGTCATCCGTGCCCTCCGCCCCCTCGCCACCGAGGTCACCGCGGTTCTGGCGACCGGCGCCCGCGTCGAGCTGGCCCACCTCGGCTTCGGCATCTGGCAGGGTGTGTCGATCGTGGGGCCCCAGGACTACGTGATTGACACCCGATATGCGGATGCCCCACCGTGGATCACCGACGACCCCTACCGCTACCAGCCCACGCTCGGCGAACTCGACCTGCACCTGATCAGCGAAGGCCGACACGAACGCCTGTGGGAGGTGCTGGGCGCGCACTATCGTGACCACGGCGGCGTGCGTGGCACGACCACCGGCACGGCGTTCGCGGTGTGGGCGCCACACGCCCAGGCGGTGCGGGTGATCGGCGATTTCAATGCCTGGAACGGCATTGCTCATGGCCTGCGCAACCTGGCCGGCACGGGCGTCTGGGAGATCTTCGTGCCGGCACTGGAGCCGGGTTCTGCGTACAAGTTTGAGATACTCGGCGCGGCCGGCGAATGGGTCACCAAAGCGGACCCGATGGCTCGGTACACGGAGCTGCCGCCGAAGACCGCTTCGGTGATCGGACAGACCAACTATGAGTGGGCGGATGCCGCCTGGCTGCACCGCCGTGCGGCCACCGACCCGCACGACGCACCACTCAGCATCTACGAGATGCACGTGGGATCGTGGCGACCCGGGCTGGGCTACCGAGAGCTCGCCGATGAACTGATCGAATATCTGCACGAGCTCGCATTCACGCACGTCGAGTTCATGCCGCTCGCGGAGCATCCGTATGGGCCCTCGTGGGGTTACCAGGTGACCGGCTATTACGCCCCGACGAGCAGATTCGGCCATCCCGACGACCTGCGCTACCTGATTGACAGGCTGCATCAAGCCGACATCGGCGTGATTATGGACTGGGTACCGGGCCATTTCCCGAAAGACGACTTCGCACTGGCCCGTTTTGACGGCCAGGCCCTCTATGAGCATCCTGACCCCCGACGCGGAGAACAGCTGGATTGGGGCACCTACGTCTTCGACTTCGGGCGACCGCAGGTGCGCAATTTCTTGGTCGCCAACGCCCTCTACTGGCTCGAGGAGTTTCACATCGACGGGTTGCGTGTCGATGCCGTCGCATCGATGCTCTACCTCGACTATTCGCGCGAAGACGGCCAGTGGGCGCCGAACGTTCACGGTGGGCGCGAGAATCTCGAGGCGATCGCGCTCCTCCAAGAAGTCACGGCCACCGCCTATAAGCGCAACCCGGGTACTCTCATCATCGCCGAAGAATCCACCAGCTGGCCCGGCGTGACTGCGCCGACTTTCGCCGGCGGATTGGGCTTCGGGCTCAAGTGGAACATGGGCTGGATGCACGACTCGCTGCGCTACATGCAGGTCGATCCGGTGTATCGCGCGTATCACCACAACGACATCACCTTCTCGTTCGCGTATGCGTTCAGTGAGAATTTTCTGTTGCCGATCAGCCATGACGAGGTCGTCCACGGCAAGGGTTCCCTGGTGTCAAAGATGCCCGGCGACTCGTGGCAGCAGCTCGCTAATGTGCGCGCGTACCTGTCGTTCATGTGGGCGCATCCGGGTAAACAATTGCTGTTCATGGGCCAGGAGTTCGGCCAGCGCTCCGAGTGGAGTGAGCAACGCGGCCTCGACTGGTGGATGCTCGACCAGCCCGACCACCGAGGTCTCTTCGCACTTGTCGGCGCGTTGAACCGAACCTATCGGGCGACACCGAGCCTGTGGGCGCTCGACAATGATTCGGCCGGATTCGAGTGGTTGGACGGTGGGGCGGCAGCCGAGAACGTCGTCTCGTTCCTGCGTTGGGACTCAGACGGCAACCCCATCGCCTGCCTGTTCAACTTCTCAGGCGCTCCGCACGTCGACTATCGAATCGGGCTGCCCGCCGCCGGCATCTGGGATGAATTACTGAACACGGATGCCCATGAGTTCGGCGGTTCCGGCGTCGGCAACCTCGGACAGGCGCATGCTGTGGCCGAGCCTTGGGCGGGCCGACCGGCCTCTGTCTCGCTCACGCTGCCGCCGCTGGCCGGCCTCTGGTTGAAGCTGAGGCACTGAAACGACGGCTGCCGAAACGGACAGGACGACCTGAAAGTGGTGTGGAGTTAGTAGAGCAGTCCAGCCAAGCGTGCACGAGCCGGGGCCACCCGAGGGTCTTCCACCCCGACGACCTCGAAGAGTTCGAGAAGTCGCGCCCGCACCAGGTTCTTACCCGCCGCATCGAGCGTCGGAAACAACCTCAGCAGCCGGTCGAACGCGTCCGCGATATGTCCGCCCGACAGGTCGAGGTCGGCCACCAACAGCTGTGCATCGACATCGTCGGGGGCCGCGGCGGCCCGGCTCCGAATCTGTTCGATGGTCTGACCCTGCAGCCGGTGCAGCAGGCTCACCTGCGCCAGGCCGGCGACGGCCATGGTGTCGCGAGGATCGCTGGCCAGGGCTGACTTGTATGCGGCAATAGCTGCCGGGTAGTCCGCCCGCTCGATGGCGTCATAGGCAGCCTGATGCAGCGGCGGCAATTCCGGTTCGACGGGCTCGGCCGCCGCGGAATCGGTTGCTGAATCTGTCGATTCCGCGACACCAGTGACCCCGTTTTGCGCGGCGAGGTCGAGCAGTCGAGCGACGACATCGCGAATCTCGGCTTCAGGGATGGCACCGGAGAAGAGCTGAACCGGCTGACCGCTGAGCACAGCGGCAACAGTCGGCACCGATTGCGCGGCAAACGCCTGTGCCAGCTGAGGGTTGGCATCGACATCGACTGTGGTGAGCACGAAACGCCCGCCGAACTCGGTGGCGAGTTTCGCCAGTACGGGGGTGAGCGTCGTGCTCGGCTCTGACCACGCGGCCCACAGTCCGACGATCACCGGAACGCTCATCGAAAGCTCAAGCAGCTCACCGAAGTTGGCGTCGGTGCCCTCGAGTACGAGGCTCGGAACCGGCACGACGGCGCCGGCTGCACCGGCACCGGTTGCCCCAGGATCGCCCGCCACGCGGGGTGCCGAGGCGGCTCCGGGTGCCGGTCGGTTCACGAGTGACGAGAGATCGACAGCGCCACGGAGATTGACGCCGGAGGGAGGAACAGAGGTCATGGGAGCTCCACAGAAGCAATCAGTCCTTGGGCGAAACCAAGGAGAACAATTTTTTCGCCCGAGCCAGCGGCCGGAACATGGAAGAGAAGCTGGTCGGAATAGGTGCTTTGAAGACCCTTGGCGGATGACGCCACACCCGACAGCGCCGCACTGGCCGAATCGGGATTCGAACTCACAGTTGCGCCGGCGTCGACAGGTCTCACGGTCGCGATCTCGTTGAGGTTCACGGCGACGATTCCTCCCGAGTCGTTCGTCGCCAGGGCGAGCGGCTGCCCGGAACCGGGAGCCACCGAATACTCAATCGCGGCGGTCGACGGAAGCTCGGCAGCGGTCTGATCCTTAGAGGCCTGAACCTGAGCACGGAAGGTGTCACCCTTCACCTCAAACAGGTCGGAGTACTCACTCGCCTCCCCCTTCTGCAGGACATCCCCATAAGCCGCGGCGATCTTGTCTGGCGGCAACACCAGAAGTTTGACGTCAGGCTTGATGATCGGGGCACCGATCGCGGCCGGGGCCACGTCGGGCACGGGGGCAGCCGGGACCAGCTGAATGGCGTACTCGACGAGATAGTTGGCGCGCGGCGACTGCTGCGTCAAGACGAGTGCCGTCGGAGCTTCCTTGGGGTTTGTTCCTTCGACCACCGTCATCACCATGCGCGGCCATCCTGGCGACTGCTGGGGAAGGGTGAGCGCAAAAGTGGAGTCAGGGATCGCCTGTACCGGGGCCACGTCTGCCTTCACGGCACGGATCTTATAGTTGATCAAGCGTTGTTCCAGCGCGGGCCCGGTGAACCGAGTCGCGATCGCGTCGGAGCTCAGTGACGTGTCCGCCTCGGTGGCAACAGCGGCGATGCGGTGAACGATCTGCTCCAGCTGCGGCACTGTC from Leifsonia psychrotolerans encodes:
- a CDS encoding tetratricopeptide repeat protein translates to MTSVPPSGVNLRGAVDLSSLVNRPAPGAASAPRVAGDPGATGAGAAGAVVPVPSLVLEGTDANFGELLELSMSVPVIVGLWAAWSEPSTTLTPVLAKLATEFGGRFVLTTVDVDANPQLAQAFAAQSVPTVAAVLSGQPVQLFSGAIPEAEIRDVVARLLDLAAQNGVTGVAESTDSATDSAAAEPVEPELPPLHQAAYDAIERADYPAAIAAYKSALASDPRDTMAVAGLAQVSLLHRLQGQTIEQIRSRAAAAPDDVDAQLLVADLDLSGGHIADAFDRLLRLFPTLDAAGKNLVRARLLELFEVVGVEDPRVAPARARLAGLLY
- a CDS encoding alpha-1,4-glucan--maltose-1-phosphate maltosyltransferase encodes the protein MTPRAEKQSAGPGIGRIPILDLSPQLNDNRWPAKAFVGEVVPFRATAFREGHDLIGVTLLLISPNETETSHPMRLVAPGTDRYEALVQVTAQGCWRYRVRAYSDDFATWVHTARIKIPADLDVELTFALGAELARRAAAEPARSAADKRRFTAAARTFLDTAVPAAERLALVDDPALQAALAVHPLTSLASESESRRVVVERTRAGVGSWYEFFPRSEGARKAPDGSWTSGTFRTAAPRLADVAAMGFDVVYLPPIHPIGHAFRKGPNNTLTAGPFDPGSPWAIGSSAGGHDAVHPDLGTLDDFRFFVAQAAASGIDIALDFALQASPDHPWVYEHPEWFTTLPDGSIAYAENPPKKYQDIYPINFDNDPVGIRAEALRVLRHWIGTGVSIFRVDNPHTKPLDFWEWLIATVNAEFPDVVFLAEAFTRPALLQALAQVGFQQSYTYFTWRNTKAELEEFFDSLAHETADYLRPNLFVNTPDILTEYLQFGGPAAFKIRAALAATAAPSWGVYAGFELFESVARAGAEENIDSEKYEYRPRSFARAEAAGTSLAPFLTLLNRIRAEHPALRQLRNLHIHDSDDSGILVYSKFLDARFTGTGQHDAVIVVANVDPHSVRQSVVHLDVSRFGIAPGEAYDVHDLITGSIWTWSGDNYVRLDAFTEPVHILHVLPSRHGVRP
- the glgB gene encoding 1,4-alpha-glucan branching protein GlgB, with the translated sequence MTPARHAEGVPVPEIPAEVLARIADGASADPHAVLGAHPFGATEVTDPLTVIRALRPLATEVTAVLATGARVELAHLGFGIWQGVSIVGPQDYVIDTRYADAPPWITDDPYRYQPTLGELDLHLISEGRHERLWEVLGAHYRDHGGVRGTTTGTAFAVWAPHAQAVRVIGDFNAWNGIAHGLRNLAGTGVWEIFVPALEPGSAYKFEILGAAGEWVTKADPMARYTELPPKTASVIGQTNYEWADAAWLHRRAATDPHDAPLSIYEMHVGSWRPGLGYRELADELIEYLHELAFTHVEFMPLAEHPYGPSWGYQVTGYYAPTSRFGHPDDLRYLIDRLHQADIGVIMDWVPGHFPKDDFALARFDGQALYEHPDPRRGEQLDWGTYVFDFGRPQVRNFLVANALYWLEEFHIDGLRVDAVASMLYLDYSREDGQWAPNVHGGRENLEAIALLQEVTATAYKRNPGTLIIAEESTSWPGVTAPTFAGGLGFGLKWNMGWMHDSLRYMQVDPVYRAYHHNDITFSFAYAFSENFLLPISHDEVVHGKGSLVSKMPGDSWQQLANVRAYLSFMWAHPGKQLLFMGQEFGQRSEWSEQRGLDWWMLDQPDHRGLFALVGALNRTYRATPSLWALDNDSAGFEWLDGGAAAENVVSFLRWDSDGNPIACLFNFSGAPHVDYRIGLPAAGIWDELLNTDAHEFGGSGVGNLGQAHAVAEPWAGRPASVSLTLPPLAGLWLKLRH